A section of the Clostridium omnivorum genome encodes:
- the aroC gene encoding chorismate synthase, whose product MSGVWGKNIQYSIFGESHGKAIGINMSGLPSGIPLDLEFIKSEMARRAPGKDELSTPRAEKDEFEIISGYFNGYTTGTPLCALIWNSNKLSKDYDKLKTVMRPGHADYTGYLKYSGFNDYRGGGHFSGRLTAPLVFAGAIAKQFLNEKGIIIGSHICQIGTIKDTLFDAVNLCSEQLNELHKSNFPVIAAEKAAAMKELILNAKEDRDSIGGVVEAAIINLPPKLGSPFFDSIESQLAHLLFSIPGIKGVEFGAGFEISKMRGSEANDQLYIDKGIVKTYTNNSGGILGGITNGMPVIFRAAFKPTSSIGKPQNTVDIEANDNVEIQVTGRHDPCIVQRALPVVEAAAAMAIFDIMKGQIQ is encoded by the coding sequence ATGAGTGGAGTATGGGGTAAAAACATTCAATATTCAATATTTGGAGAATCACACGGAAAAGCTATTGGTATCAATATGAGCGGTCTGCCTTCCGGCATACCACTTGATCTGGAATTCATTAAATCAGAAATGGCTAGAAGAGCACCTGGTAAAGATGAACTTTCAACTCCAAGAGCAGAAAAAGATGAATTTGAAATAATAAGTGGCTATTTTAATGGTTACACCACAGGAACTCCATTATGTGCACTTATATGGAACTCAAACAAGCTTTCAAAAGACTACGATAAATTAAAAACTGTAATGCGCCCAGGTCATGCTGATTATACAGGATATTTAAAGTATTCCGGATTTAATGACTATAGAGGAGGAGGCCACTTTTCAGGGCGATTAACTGCTCCACTAGTTTTTGCCGGAGCTATTGCAAAACAGTTTCTAAATGAAAAAGGCATTATCATCGGAAGTCATATATGCCAAATAGGAACTATAAAGGATACCCTTTTTGATGCTGTAAATTTGTGTTCCGAGCAGCTTAATGAGCTTCATAAAAGTAACTTTCCTGTTATAGCTGCTGAAAAAGCTGCTGCTATGAAGGAATTAATATTAAATGCAAAAGAAGATAGAGATTCTATAGGCGGAGTAGTAGAAGCTGCTATAATAAACCTGCCTCCAAAATTAGGCTCTCCTTTTTTTGATTCTATAGAAAGCCAGCTTGCTCATCTCTTATTTTCTATTCCTGGAATTAAAGGAGTTGAGTTTGGGGCAGGCTTTGAAATATCAAAAATGAGAGGTTCTGAGGCAAATGACCAGCTATATATTGACAAAGGTATAGTTAAAACCTACACCAATAATAGCGGTGGAATTTTAGGTGGTATTACAAATGGTATGCCCGTAATCTTCAGAGCAGCCTTTAAACCTACCTCCTCCATTGGAAAACCACAAAATACCGTAGATATAGAAGCTAACGATAATGTAGAGATTCAGGTTACAGGGCGCCATGACCCTTGTATTGTTCAAAGAGCTCTCCCTGTGGTAGAAGCTGCAGCAGCCATGGCTATCTTTGATATTATGAAAGGACAAATACAATGA
- a CDS encoding chorismate mutase: MNDISELRKEIDALDIKLVELFEARMGLSLNIAKYKKENNLQVLNQSREDEVINNCKKHLTYKELDTYLESFMKSLMDISKEYQKDFLSPKDNCR; encoded by the coding sequence ATGAACGATATATCAGAATTAAGAAAAGAAATAGATGCCTTAGATATTAAACTAGTAGAACTATTTGAAGCACGTATGGGGCTTTCCTTAAACATTGCTAAATATAAAAAAGAAAATAATCTGCAAGTATTAAATCAAAGCAGAGAAGATGAAGTAATTAATAATTGCAAAAAGCATTTAACCTATAAGGAATTAGACACTTACCTTGAAAGTTTTATGAAATCACTTATGGATATAAGCAAAGAATATCAAAAGGATTTTTTAAGCCCAAAGGATAATTGTAGATAA
- the aroE gene encoding shikimate dehydrogenase, translated as MKQLYGLLGESLKHSISPEIHSLIFKEMNIDGYYHLFEVQRDNLKDAVYGLKALGAKGANVTIPYKIPAMEYVDELSPEAEKIGSINTICFEDNKTKGYNTDYYGFGMLLNKNQVKISNKKAVILGSGGAAKSVLQYLVDKGIGEITIVSRDKDALKANASFKDFKLMCYSELMQLKEEDIIINSTPCGMYPNVDNSPISRDIVNNFSVAVDLIYNPCETVFLKFARESNLTYMNGLYMLVGQAVCAEEIWNGIKISEKIIDKIYNQLK; from the coding sequence TTGAAGCAGTTATATGGACTTTTAGGTGAGAGTCTGAAACATAGTATATCTCCAGAAATCCACTCACTTATTTTTAAAGAAATGAATATTGATGGCTATTATCACCTTTTCGAAGTACAAAGGGATAATTTAAAGGATGCAGTTTATGGTCTAAAAGCTCTTGGTGCTAAAGGTGCCAATGTTACTATACCTTATAAAATACCTGCTATGGAGTATGTAGATGAGCTTTCTCCTGAGGCAGAAAAAATAGGTTCTATAAATACCATCTGCTTTGAAGATAACAAAACAAAAGGATACAACACTGACTATTACGGTTTTGGGATGCTGCTCAATAAAAATCAGGTTAAAATATCTAATAAAAAGGCTGTAATTCTTGGCAGTGGTGGTGCTGCTAAAAGTGTACTTCAATATCTAGTTGATAAAGGAATAGGAGAAATAACTATCGTAAGTAGAGATAAAGATGCCTTGAAAGCCAATGCTAGCTTTAAAGATTTTAAATTAATGTGCTACAGCGAGCTGATGCAGTTAAAAGAAGAGGATATAATTATCAACAGTACTCCCTGTGGAATGTATCCAAATGTGGATAACTCTCCAATTTCTAGGGATATTGTTAATAACTTTTCTGTAGCTGTGGATTTAATTTATAATCCATGCGAAACTGTATTTCTTAAGTTTGCAAGAGAAAGTAATTTAACTTATATGAATGGGCTTTATATGCTTGTAGGTCAAGCCGTTTGTGCTGAGGAGATATGGAATGGCATAAAAATTTCTGAAAAGATTATTGATAAAATCTACAATCAATTGAAGTAA
- a CDS encoding peptidylprolyl isomerase: MANPVVTIKMKDGGVMKAELYPEIAPNTVNNFISLIQKGYYNGVIFHRVIPGFMIQGGDPEGTGAGGPGYSIKGEFSSNGFKNNLKHTPGVLSMARTMQPNSAGSQFFVMVADAPHLDGQYASFGKLTEGLDVAKNIVNTKRDFRDRPYEDQVMEEVTVDTFGVTYPEPTKA; this comes from the coding sequence ATGGCAAATCCAGTAGTAACTATTAAAATGAAAGATGGCGGAGTAATGAAAGCTGAGCTGTATCCAGAAATAGCACCAAATACAGTAAATAATTTTATAAGCCTTATTCAAAAGGGCTATTATAATGGAGTTATATTCCATAGAGTCATCCCTGGCTTTATGATTCAAGGAGGAGATCCAGAGGGAACTGGTGCAGGTGGACCTGGATATTCTATAAAAGGAGAGTTTTCCTCAAACGGATTTAAAAATAACTTAAAGCATACTCCAGGTGTATTATCTATGGCTAGAACTATGCAGCCAAACTCTGCAGGCAGTCAATTTTTTGTAATGGTAGCCGACGCTCCACATCTTGATGGTCAGTATGCTTCCTTTGGAAAGCTAACTGAAGGTCTTGATGTAGCAAAAAATATCGTTAATACAAAAAGAGACTTTAGAGACAGACCATATGAAGATCAAGTCATGGAAGAAGTAACAGTTGATACTTTTGGAGTTACGTATCCAGAGCCAACAAAGGCTTAA
- a CDS encoding DUF3783 domain-containing protein produces the protein MVLNNNKLILFYGLSAEDKTFLQQVISENSLPACKEIERDMARMKLKDIIAGLKFEIYTEVLPEEKIILFNNLSDEELDKAIKSIKKNQDMKPILAVITPTSIDWEFKYLLEHLIEEREWHLRNK, from the coding sequence ATGGTCTTGAATAACAACAAGCTTATTCTTTTTTATGGACTCAGCGCTGAAGATAAGACATTCTTACAGCAAGTAATAAGCGAAAATAGTCTTCCCGCTTGCAAGGAAATTGAAAGAGATATGGCAAGAATGAAGCTTAAGGACATCATTGCTGGACTTAAATTTGAAATATATACTGAAGTATTGCCTGAAGAAAAAATTATTTTATTCAATAACCTTTCCGATGAAGAATTAGATAAAGCTATAAAGTCTATTAAGAAAAATCAGGACATGAAACCTATCCTAGCAGTAATTACCCCAACTTCTATAGACTGGGAATTCAAGTATTTATTAGAGCATCTCATAGAAGAAAGGGAATGGCACTTAAGAAATAAATGA
- a CDS encoding dUTP diphosphatase yields the protein MNLEKILQFQQELDNKIESKNHLEGKSLLTKKLLSFQVKVGELATETQCFKYWLTKKSLDRQAILNKYMECTQFLLAVGLDKGFTQNKVNLKSVEYDLIEQFANLYIDINDFMVCSSKDNYISLLEDFLSLSPSLGLTEKEIEEGYRDIYL from the coding sequence ATGAACTTAGAAAAAATACTTCAATTTCAACAGGAGTTAGATAATAAAATAGAGAGCAAAAATCATCTAGAAGGAAAATCTCTGCTCACTAAAAAATTATTATCCTTCCAAGTAAAGGTTGGAGAACTTGCTACCGAAACCCAATGCTTCAAATACTGGCTAACCAAAAAGTCTCTTGATAGACAGGCTATACTAAATAAATATATGGAATGTACTCAATTCCTTTTAGCCGTTGGACTAGATAAAGGCTTTACTCAAAATAAGGTAAACTTAAAAAGTGTTGAATATGACTTGATCGAACAATTTGCTAATTTATATATTGATATAAATGATTTTATGGTTTGTTCCTCAAAGGATAATTACATATCCCTTTTAGAGGATTTTTTAAGCTTAAGTCCCTCTCTTGGATTAACAGAAAAGGAAATAGAAGAGGGCTATAGAGATATTTATCTATAA
- a CDS encoding DMT family transporter, with protein MSGIIFSIIAGIAMSLQGVFNTRLGEKIGTWETNVIVQGSGLLLCIIVYFFLGDGNFRSIKEANKLYLLGGTLGVIIIFTVMKGIKALGPTCSIATILVAQLTAAALIDAFGLFDSEQVKFGMTKIIGVLVMIAGIIIFKWKC; from the coding sequence ATGTCAGGTATAATATTTTCAATCATTGCCGGTATTGCTATGAGCCTGCAAGGAGTTTTTAATACTCGCCTTGGCGAAAAAATCGGCACTTGGGAAACTAATGTTATTGTCCAGGGCTCTGGCCTGCTTTTATGTATTATTGTATATTTTTTTCTTGGAGATGGAAACTTTAGGAGCATTAAAGAAGCAAATAAGCTTTACCTCCTAGGTGGTACTCTAGGAGTTATTATTATTTTTACAGTTATGAAAGGAATAAAGGCTCTAGGGCCAACATGCTCTATTGCCACCATTCTTGTTGCTCAGCTTACAGCTGCAGCTCTTATAGATGCTTTTGGACTTTTTGATTCAGAGCAAGTAAAGTTCGGAATGACGAAAATAATTGGAGTACTTGTAATGATTGCAGGCATTATTATTTTTAAATGGAAATGCTAA
- a CDS encoding selenium metabolism-associated LysR family transcriptional regulator, producing MDFKQIEAFINVAKYKSFSKAANTIFLSQPTISSHISSLEKELNIQLFDRSSKEVVLTSAGEAFLEYAIDLINTRNSAISHISSFSGNVSGKLILASSTTPCNSIVPGLVEAFMEQYPEVSFNILELSSGDIIENILKFNCELGIIGRATRDDKINSYKLFEDELVLVSNPNLNLPDRIDIKKLLDYKFILRERNSATRKSFENALLDLDFDLNRLNICCEVNNLDTLIQFVKAGIGVSVMSKQVCADHIKCGTLKMSTINKLNLKRGIYLITSSRRTLTPTANAFFNLCKERFRFEE from the coding sequence ATGGATTTTAAACAAATTGAAGCCTTCATCAATGTAGCTAAATATAAGAGTTTTTCAAAAGCTGCAAATACTATATTTTTATCTCAGCCTACTATAAGCTCTCATATTTCAAGTCTAGAAAAGGAATTAAACATACAATTATTTGATAGGAGCTCTAAGGAGGTTGTACTAACCTCTGCTGGAGAAGCCTTTCTTGAATATGCAATAGACCTTATAAATACAAGAAATAGTGCCATATCTCATATTTCCAGTTTCAGTGGAAATGTATCTGGTAAGCTGATTCTTGCCTCCAGCACCACTCCTTGTAATTCCATTGTGCCTGGTTTGGTTGAAGCATTTATGGAGCAATATCCTGAGGTTTCCTTTAACATATTAGAGCTTTCCTCTGGAGACATAATCGAAAACATATTAAAATTCAACTGTGAATTGGGCATTATAGGAAGAGCTACTAGGGATGATAAAATCAATTCCTATAAGCTTTTTGAGGACGAGTTAGTTCTTGTATCTAACCCAAATTTAAATCTTCCTGATAGGATAGATATTAAAAAACTGCTAGATTATAAGTTTATACTTCGTGAAAGGAATTCAGCTACAAGAAAGAGCTTTGAAAACGCTCTTTTAGATTTAGATTTTGATCTAAATAGATTAAACATCTGTTGTGAAGTAAATAATCTTGATACTCTGATTCAATTTGTAAAGGCAGGTATTGGTGTTTCAGTAATGTCAAAGCAGGTTTGTGCTGACCATATAAAATGTGGAACACTTAAGATGAGCACTATAAATAAGCTGAATTTGAAAAGAGGTATTTATCTAATAACAAGCTCTAGAAGAACACTAACGCCCACTGCCAATGCCTTTTTTAATCTATGCAAAGAAAGATTTAGATTTGAAGAATAG
- a CDS encoding permease, giving the protein MSLNTIKSTKNNSNKRLVKYGLIAVFLLVMIIGLYNVKWNPYYHKTIEKAIPKHNIGTSIIVDKAGKAPAFSIEAAKKYFIDYFNAVWKAVVLGLLLGSLVQVAIPRAWIKRAFGGQGLGSTAAAGAAALPGMMCSCCAAPVAVGLRKRSASVNSAVAFFLGNPVLNPATIIFMGFVLGWNYAIFRVVIGLVMVFGIATFAGKISENEDVDLDVIPDYEDEEDLEVGNIFIRWIKALWQLIIDTIPAYVVVVTILGAIRVWLFPMAGAAWVNSIIGIIILAITGTLFVIPTAAEIPLIQTLLSFGLTSGPAGALLMTLPAVSLPSILIIRRGFSRKVLVSVVAGVAAIGIISGILANFIL; this is encoded by the coding sequence ATGTCTCTAAACACTATAAAATCTACTAAAAACAATAGTAATAAGCGTTTGGTGAAATACGGACTAATAGCAGTATTTTTATTAGTTATGATTATAGGACTCTATAATGTGAAATGGAATCCATATTATCATAAGACCATAGAAAAAGCAATTCCAAAGCATAATATAGGTACTTCTATAATTGTTGATAAGGCTGGGAAAGCCCCTGCTTTTTCAATAGAGGCAGCAAAAAAGTATTTTATAGACTATTTTAATGCTGTATGGAAAGCTGTAGTTTTAGGACTACTTTTAGGTTCATTAGTGCAAGTAGCTATTCCTAGGGCTTGGATAAAGAGGGCTTTTGGTGGACAAGGGTTAGGAAGTACAGCAGCTGCTGGGGCAGCGGCGCTTCCAGGAATGATGTGCTCTTGTTGTGCAGCTCCAGTTGCAGTTGGGCTTAGAAAACGCTCTGCATCTGTAAATTCAGCAGTAGCATTTTTTCTTGGGAATCCAGTACTGAACCCAGCAACCATAATATTTATGGGATTTGTTCTTGGATGGAATTATGCAATATTTAGAGTTGTAATCGGATTAGTAATGGTATTTGGAATAGCAACTTTTGCTGGAAAGATATCAGAAAATGAAGATGTTGATTTAGACGTAATTCCTGATTATGAAGATGAAGAAGATCTAGAGGTAGGAAATATATTTATTAGGTGGATAAAAGCACTATGGCAGCTAATTATTGATACAATTCCCGCTTATGTGGTGGTTGTTACTATACTTGGAGCTATAAGAGTATGGCTTTTCCCAATGGCAGGAGCTGCGTGGGTGAACAGCATCATAGGAATTATTATTCTTGCTATAACAGGTACATTATTTGTAATTCCTACTGCAGCTGAAATTCCACTAATTCAAACATTATTAAGCTTTGGACTAACTTCAGGACCAGCTGGGGCACTGCTTATGACTTTACCAGCAGTGAGCCTTCCGTCAATACTTATAATAAGAAGAGGCTTTTCTAGAAAGGTTTTAGTTTCTGTAGTAGCTGGAGTAGCAGCTATAGGAATAATAAGTGGTATATTAGCAAATTTTATTCTTTAA
- a CDS encoding FmdB family zinc ribbon protein produces MKILDITAANKSFCKQALEVFKSIDYGGVNVYMALIDFKCENCGEDFFEIVNNDEEKVICPKCKSTSIVRVYKGKFYGKGGSCGGGNCSGCNGCGH; encoded by the coding sequence TTGAAAATTTTGGATATTACGGCTGCTAATAAAAGTTTTTGTAAGCAGGCATTAGAAGTTTTTAAGAGTATAGACTATGGGGGGGTAAATGTTTATATGGCATTAATCGATTTTAAATGTGAAAATTGCGGGGAAGACTTTTTTGAAATTGTAAATAATGACGAAGAGAAGGTAATATGTCCTAAATGCAAGAGTACAAGCATAGTTAGAGTTTATAAAGGAAAGTTTTATGGAAAAGGTGGAAGCTGCGGCGGAGGAAACTGTTCTGGATGCAATGGATGTGGGCACTAA
- a CDS encoding S8 family serine peptidase, protein MFSFKSKLDINLKASMDGKSYKSYRVIIKCKNIREHVESKIRGYKGDIIHSIPSINCICANLSYNSIERLLEHPEVEFIAFDKMAILSGSSILSANGVSFQERYKLTGKGIGIGLVDSGVYPHPDLLHPNNKIKCFVDLINNYKYPYDDNGHGTFMSGIIAGSGYSSKGMYKGIAENSSLYVIKAFNSLGRGYVSTILSAIEKLISDRADYNLKIICLPFELLEQDKFILSLFSKLFDEALKNNMVVVVPSGNNGSTESSIRGIATLNNCITVGGLDTRGMIKPYIYASAGPYSKLEKPDIASACVDICSLNTNKDFISERNGMKVYSQALDSPYTNYSGTSCAAAYISGVCSLLYENNPELSFKDMLSLLKVSCKLLDIFKWSQGAGMVDLNKLLP, encoded by the coding sequence ATGTTTTCTTTTAAAAGCAAATTAGATATTAATTTAAAAGCCTCCATGGATGGTAAGAGCTATAAAAGCTATAGAGTGATAATAAAATGTAAAAATATAAGAGAGCATGTAGAAAGTAAAATTAGAGGATATAAAGGCGATATTATTCATTCTATTCCATCTATAAACTGTATTTGTGCAAACTTATCTTATAATAGTATTGAAAGGCTTTTAGAACATCCCGAGGTAGAATTTATTGCCTTTGATAAAATGGCTATACTATCAGGCAGCAGTATTCTCAGCGCTAATGGTGTTTCCTTTCAAGAAAGATACAAACTTACCGGAAAAGGCATAGGAATAGGCCTTGTGGACTCAGGTGTTTATCCTCATCCTGATTTATTACACCCAAATAATAAAATAAAATGTTTTGTTGACCTCATAAATAACTATAAGTACCCCTATGATGATAATGGACACGGCACATTTATGAGCGGAATTATAGCTGGTAGTGGATATAGCTCAAAAGGAATGTACAAGGGTATAGCAGAAAATAGTTCCTTGTATGTAATAAAAGCCTTTAATAGCCTTGGGAGAGGCTATGTATCCACAATACTCTCAGCTATAGAAAAGCTAATAAGTGATAGAGCTGACTATAATCTTAAGATTATCTGCCTGCCCTTTGAACTTCTTGAACAGGATAAATTCATTCTTTCACTCTTTTCAAAGCTATTTGATGAAGCATTAAAAAACAATATGGTTGTAGTTGTACCTAGCGGAAATAATGGCAGTACGGAGAGCTCCATAAGGGGCATTGCTACTTTAAATAACTGTATCACCGTTGGAGGTCTTGATACTCGTGGAATGATAAAGCCCTATATATATGCCTCAGCGGGTCCTTATTCAAAGCTTGAAAAGCCAGATATAGCATCTGCATGTGTAGATATTTGCTCCTTAAACACAAATAAAGATTTCATTTCTGAAAGAAATGGAATGAAGGTATATAGTCAGGCTTTAGATAGCCCTTATACTAACTATAGCGGTACCTCTTGCGCAGCAGCCTACATAAGCGGTGTATGTTCTCTACTATATGAAAACAATCCAGAGTTAAGCTTTAAGGATATGTTATCCTTACTTAAAGTATCCTGCAAATTGCTTGATATTTTCAAATGGTCTCAAGGTGCTGGAATGGTGGATTTAAATAAGCTTTTACCTTAA
- a CDS encoding ferritin, with translation MLSEKLVKVINSQINYEFYSELVYLAMSAYCADQDLEGFAHFFRIQAEEERFHAMKFYDYIIGTSERVMLTGIPEPQNNYSSLLDVFKSALEHEKSNTRNIYGIADIAMDERNHATTSFLKWFIDEQVEEEALFTTLIKKLERIGDDSAALYILDTELAARVFTPPAATNV, from the coding sequence ATGTTAAGTGAAAAACTAGTGAAGGTTATTAATAGCCAAATTAACTATGAATTTTATTCAGAATTAGTATACCTAGCAATGTCTGCATACTGCGCGGACCAAGACTTAGAGGGTTTTGCACACTTCTTTAGGATTCAGGCAGAAGAAGAGAGATTTCATGCTATGAAATTCTATGACTATATTATTGGAACTTCAGAAAGAGTAATGTTAACTGGAATCCCTGAGCCTCAAAATAATTATTCATCCTTGCTAGATGTGTTCAAATCAGCTTTAGAACATGAAAAATCTAATACAAGGAACATATATGGAATAGCTGATATTGCCATGGATGAAAGAAATCATGCTACTACTAGCTTTTTAAAATGGTTTATAGACGAGCAGGTTGAAGAAGAAGCTCTTTTCACTACCTTAATTAAGAAGTTAGAAAGAATAGGTGATGATAGCGCTGCTTTATATATTTTAGATACAGAGCTTGCAGCAAGAGTATTTACTCCACCAGCCGCTACAAATGTATAA
- a CDS encoding M23 family metallopeptidase yields the protein MESAQKHRRFLSLLTIAATIIVCILFYYEMKPNAYEVSIGDNTVAFVKNNADVEYVSKTLEQIITRFGMKAPYNEILISKVKVDDDLLVKDINNLGSSILNGSDIEVNAVVMNIDGKDAALLANEKEGNQVLNLMSSFYAAKSNVKIKQSGTPNKISYSEKKVLLSQVEEPKQAAEKLEKVNEKRKNPLISFKIKGETEVKEAIPPSTTIAWSDELFLGDSKVKSNGKEGEKLVHKEVTLENSKIVDSKVMSEQVLAKPTNVVVEKGTKNPITGDIAFLSVPSRGTYTSSFGMRWGRMHNGIDIGAPIGTPIYAALDGVVSFSGVEDGYGNMIKIDHGNGIETFYGHCSVLNVSKGREVKRGDKIAEVGNTGRSTGPHVHFELRVNGVAKNPTQYLKQ from the coding sequence TTGGAAAGTGCTCAAAAGCATAGAAGATTTCTTAGTTTATTAACAATTGCCGCCACCATAATAGTATGCATCTTATTTTATTATGAAATGAAGCCCAATGCCTATGAGGTATCTATAGGAGATAATACTGTAGCCTTTGTAAAGAACAATGCCGATGTTGAGTATGTAAGTAAAACCCTTGAGCAGATAATAACACGTTTTGGTATGAAAGCTCCATACAATGAGATATTAATTAGTAAGGTAAAAGTTGATGATGATTTACTAGTTAAAGATATAAACAATTTAGGAAGTTCCATTTTAAATGGAAGTGATATAGAAGTTAATGCAGTTGTGATGAATATAGATGGAAAGGATGCTGCGCTACTGGCTAATGAAAAAGAGGGCAATCAGGTTTTGAATTTAATGAGCTCCTTTTATGCTGCTAAAAGTAACGTAAAAATAAAACAAAGTGGTACTCCTAACAAGATCAGCTATTCAGAAAAAAAGGTTTTATTGTCTCAAGTTGAGGAACCTAAGCAAGCAGCTGAGAAATTGGAAAAGGTAAATGAAAAGAGAAAAAATCCGCTTATAAGCTTTAAGATAAAGGGTGAAACAGAAGTTAAAGAAGCTATACCACCATCAACTACTATAGCGTGGAGTGATGAGCTTTTTTTGGGTGACAGTAAGGTAAAGAGCAATGGAAAAGAAGGAGAGAAGCTAGTACATAAGGAAGTAACTTTAGAAAATAGCAAGATAGTGGATTCTAAGGTTATGAGTGAGCAGGTATTAGCTAAACCAACTAATGTAGTAGTTGAAAAGGGCACAAAGAATCCAATTACCGGGGATATAGCCTTCTTATCTGTTCCTTCAAGAGGCACTTATACCTCGAGTTTTGGAATGAGATGGGGCAGGATGCATAATGGAATAGATATAGGAGCGCCTATTGGAACACCAATATATGCAGCCCTAGACGGAGTAGTAAGCTTTTCAGGCGTTGAGGATGGCTATGGTAATATGATTAAAATTGATCATGGAAATGGTATAGAAACTTTTTATGGACATTGTAGTGTTCTAAATGTTTCAAAAGGAAGAGAAGTTAAACGTGGAGACAAAATAGCCGAGGTTGGTAATACAGGAAGAAGTACTGGACCTCATGTTCATTTTGAATTAAGAGTAAATGGTGTGGCTAAGAACCCAACCCAATATTTAAAACAATAA
- a CDS encoding DnaD domain protein — translation MSTFIFKTKTFDYTPVSNIFIDKYMPKARGEYVKVYLLGLKYCLGGELGVNSSILAGTLHLLETDIINAWNYWNDEGVIRMIPVDNMGNYNIEFLDLEACNEDSSDNINLLTELNKGTNKDMLQDIEKLIGRPLSPREMTMYLGWQKDFSFPPELILILIQYCVSKGKTDSRYIEKIAMAWYDSKIRTIEDAQSFIKKHEDKWIKIRKILTYLGIKDAEVMKPQEDMLDKWINIYKFPLEIIYKACDICFERINKADFKYIDGILNSWFKDGIKTLEDVAKKDLKKSNFKKANSYKASNDSFNDFDQRTYDFDSLEKRLLGWEKDDD, via the coding sequence ATGAGCACTTTCATTTTTAAAACTAAAACCTTCGATTACACTCCAGTAAGTAATATTTTTATAGATAAATATATGCCTAAAGCAAGAGGTGAATATGTTAAAGTATACCTCCTAGGACTAAAATACTGCCTTGGAGGAGAACTTGGGGTTAATTCCTCTATTCTAGCAGGCACTCTTCACCTTTTAGAAACTGATATAATTAATGCTTGGAATTATTGGAATGACGAAGGAGTAATAAGAATGATCCCTGTTGATAACATGGGAAATTACAATATAGAATTTTTAGATTTAGAAGCATGCAATGAGGATAGTTCAGATAACATTAACTTACTAACTGAATTAAATAAAGGCACCAATAAGGATATGCTGCAGGACATAGAAAAGCTTATTGGAAGACCGCTTTCTCCTCGGGAAATGACCATGTATTTGGGCTGGCAAAAAGACTTCAGTTTTCCACCAGAGCTTATACTAATTTTAATTCAGTACTGTGTTTCTAAAGGTAAAACAGATTCTAGGTACATAGAAAAGATTGCCATGGCTTGGTATGATTCAAAAATACGAACCATAGAAGATGCCCAAAGCTTTATAAAAAAGCATGAGGATAAGTGGATTAAAATCAGAAAAATTCTAACCTATCTAGGCATAAAGGATGCTGAGGTTATGAAACCACAGGAGGACATGCTTGATAAGTGGATTAACATATACAAATTTCCTCTTGAAATTATATATAAAGCTTGTGATATTTGTTTTGAAAGAATTAACAAGGCTGACTTTAAATATATCGACGGCATATTAAACAGTTGGTTTAAAGATGGAATAAAAACCTTAGAAGACGTAGCAAAAAAAGATTTAAAGAAAAGCAACTTTAAAAAGGCTAACAGCTACAAGGCAAGTAATGATAGTTTTAATGACTTTGATCAAAGAACCTATGACTTTGATAGTCTAGAAAAAAGGTTGTTAGGATGGGAGAAAGATGATGATTAA